In a genomic window of Ardenticatenales bacterium:
- a CDS encoding protein-L-isoaspartate(D-aspartate) O-methyltransferase, translated as MSNRQDKFTEERLKMVHTQLRARDITDPAVLRAMSLVPRHLFVPSAYKEYAYADTPLPIPQGQTISQPYVVAYMIQALVLDRSDRVLEIGTGSGYAAAVLAQLTRDVYTVERETILVRYATIRLQRLGYTNVHLHQGDGTLGWREHAPYEGILVSASGPHVPQALREQLAPGGRLVIPIGSRRKTQELLRITSLGEGLYETEYLGGVRFVPLIGSEGWN; from the coding sequence ATGTCGAACAGGCAAGACAAATTCACCGAAGAAAGGCTGAAAATGGTTCACACGCAATTGCGCGCGCGCGATATTACTGACCCCGCCGTACTGCGTGCCATGTCCCTTGTCCCCCGTCATCTTTTTGTCCCTTCCGCCTACAAAGAATACGCCTATGCCGACACCCCCCTACCCATACCGCAAGGGCAAACCATCTCCCAGCCCTACGTTGTTGCCTACATGATCCAGGCCCTTGTGCTGGACCGATCCGACCGGGTTCTGGAAATTGGCACAGGATCAGGATATGCCGCTGCCGTTTTGGCCCAACTTACACGGGACGTTTATACCGTTGAGCGCGAAACCATTCTCGTCCGCTACGCCACCATACGGCTACAGCGACTTGGCTACACCAACGTTCATTTACATCAGGGGGATGGCACGCTCGGCTGGCGTGAGCATGCGCCATACGAAGGGATTCTCGTCTCCGCCAGTGGTCCCCACGTTCCACAGGCTTTGCGGGAGCAGCTCGCGCCCGGCGGCAGGCTGGTCATTCCCATTGGCTCACGCCGCAAGACACAAGAACTCCTGCGCATCACCTCGCTCGGAGAGGGTCTATACGAAACAGAATATCTTGGGGGCGTCCGCTTTGTGCCCCTAATAGGCTCCGAAGGCTGGAACTGA
- a CDS encoding CHAT domain-containing protein, translating to MDQSGLDGSIYLEMAERLDAGILPHAELPRHAIELPPLTDPLLHTLTTHAARFAYRRPRRAWAIAAVANAAARVHPQTSPLRRGQAAFHEAAAANLLPDPHLLRPPLAQARAHFREANAPAWLTACQWQEYAEPWLHTNFAQAVVALEEALAHLLQVEEMAAFVLPCRLSLAVAYLLTGRADTAQVQAQYGLTAPDPALQIKAWLVQSICDAPQGLPARFAALDQAQAIANDLDAPVWQGRIAQQRGLGYLIQEAYSAAIPHLQAARDIFEQCGLPLWTAQAYNALGQVFRDLGQLRNAREALTQAYGIYRQAGVPGALADNLMDTGKLLNYLGQFPQALAALHQAEAQYRLVGRHMLAAYAILNRGDVDLSQGRYQHALQSLEAAEAELIDLKYPREVATCALRLARVWYLLGQPEPAHHYLDQAAAYFETQDIPVYKAAIYNRRANVLEQEGKLEEAVDWWRRALDVSTSPDMAAQHALTQRALGEGLLALGKLAESAPYLQEAQETFTAMGHSVEQVNGDLALGRYYLQAGDAAAAEAAWERARSQSEGLLPEQTWLAEAGLADLAAQSGRIDAALAAYRRAVAALAQYRRDFWQPEVAGHHFTRVKPTLDAAVRLAATEDAAEDAWYFIEVSKAQTLQRQLADAAMQSTISAVSRRTELSDLAAEIRWLREKLQEVGRQSRLFRSTADPTASPLRRRLREAITRYEKLRARLERQQMGESDADLPAEQAELSRFRRAATQAFGAGWGAISYYLGGDDTLYATWTTAETCRVWHTPIDGLTGFVLGQCAQAQTGERILDRDLALLGDLLMPAFIRSHLHPHTPLLIAPSGKLHSIPWAALRLDNDHLVNRCLPLIIPSADSLVLLHQRQHQRPQPPTTRLRGRILAVSTFANQQQPPLPLVTEERHGLQQLLGAENVSILHDEATTRENLRQWWANQEASEDSFFHVASHAAAGRDNGRLSGIFLYDSELWVDDIWELAPLPSLVTLSACYGSHSLRYDGDETVGLTPTCLAAGASRVVGNLWRVLDPAAAALMVDFYARYAAGATPLTALAASQRAAIRQGHHHAYWGGFVQVGC from the coding sequence ATGGATCAATCTGGCCTGGACGGCTCAATTTACCTGGAGATGGCAGAGCGGTTAGATGCCGGCATTCTCCCCCACGCCGAACTCCCCCGCCACGCCATCGAACTCCCCCCCCTCACCGATCCTCTGCTCCACACCCTCACCACCCACGCCGCCCGCTTCGCCTATCGCCGCCCCCGTCGCGCCTGGGCCATCGCCGCCGTCGCCAACGCCGCCGCCCGCGTCCATCCCCAAACGTCCCCACTGCGCCGGGGGCAGGCCGCCTTCCACGAAGCCGCCGCCGCCAACTTGCTGCCCGATCCCCATCTGCTGCGCCCCCCGCTGGCGCAGGCACGCGCCCACTTCCGTGAAGCCAACGCCCCCGCCTGGCTGACCGCCTGCCAATGGCAGGAATACGCCGAACCCTGGCTCCACACCAACTTCGCCCAGGCCGTCGTCGCCCTGGAAGAAGCCCTCGCGCACCTGTTGCAAGTAGAGGAAATGGCCGCCTTCGTTCTTCCCTGTCGCCTCTCCCTCGCCGTCGCCTATCTGCTCACCGGGCGCGCCGACACAGCCCAGGTCCAGGCGCAATACGGACTGACGGCTCCCGATCCCGCCCTGCAAATCAAGGCCTGGCTCGTACAATCCATCTGTGACGCACCTCAGGGATTGCCGGCAAGATTCGCCGCCCTGGACCAGGCGCAGGCCATTGCCAACGACCTCGACGCTCCCGTCTGGCAGGGACGCATCGCGCAGCAGCGCGGACTCGGCTATCTCATCCAGGAAGCCTACTCCGCCGCCATTCCCCACCTCCAGGCAGCCCGCGACATCTTTGAGCAATGCGGCCTCCCCTTGTGGACGGCACAAGCCTACAACGCGCTAGGTCAGGTTTTTCGGGACCTGGGGCAACTCCGCAACGCGCGCGAAGCGCTGACCCAGGCATACGGCATCTACCGGCAAGCGGGCGTTCCGGGCGCGCTGGCGGACAATTTGATGGACACGGGCAAGCTGCTCAACTACCTGGGGCAATTCCCCCAGGCATTAGCCGCCCTACACCAGGCGGAAGCGCAATACAGACTTGTCGGACGCCACATGCTGGCAGCCTACGCCATCCTCAATCGGGGGGATGTAGACCTCTCACAAGGGCGCTACCAACATGCCCTGCAATCGTTGGAAGCGGCGGAAGCGGAACTGATTGACCTGAAATACCCCCGCGAAGTCGCCACCTGCGCCCTGCGCCTGGCGCGCGTCTGGTATCTGTTGGGACAGCCCGAACCCGCCCATCACTACCTGGATCAGGCCGCCGCCTATTTTGAAACGCAGGATATACCCGTCTACAAAGCCGCCATCTACAACCGCCGCGCCAACGTACTGGAGCAAGAAGGGAAATTGGAAGAAGCCGTTGACTGGTGGCGGCGTGCCCTGGATGTTTCCACGTCCCCCGACATGGCCGCGCAGCACGCCCTGACGCAGCGGGCATTGGGAGAAGGGCTGCTGGCGCTGGGCAAACTGGCGGAATCGGCGCCCTATTTACAGGAGGCGCAGGAAACATTCACCGCCATGGGGCACAGCGTCGAACAGGTCAACGGCGATCTGGCGCTGGGGCGCTACTACCTCCAGGCGGGCGACGCGGCAGCGGCGGAAGCGGCCTGGGAGCGGGCCAGATCGCAGAGCGAAGGGCTGCTGCCAGAACAAACCTGGCTGGCGGAAGCAGGGCTGGCGGACCTGGCGGCGCAGTCCGGGCGCATTGATGCGGCGTTGGCGGCCTATCGCCGGGCCGTCGCCGCGCTGGCTCAATACCGGCGCGATTTCTGGCAGCCGGAAGTAGCCGGGCATCATTTTACGCGCGTCAAGCCCACTCTGGACGCGGCGGTGCGGCTGGCCGCCACCGAAGACGCCGCCGAAGATGCCTGGTACTTTATTGAAGTGAGCAAGGCGCAGACGTTGCAGCGGCAGTTGGCGGACGCGGCCATGCAGTCAACCATTTCCGCCGTCTCGCGGCGGACGGAATTGTCGGACCTGGCGGCGGAGATTCGCTGGCTGCGGGAAAAGTTGCAGGAGGTGGGGCGGCAAAGTCGTTTGTTCCGATCCACGGCAGATCCGACGGCGTCACCTTTGCGCCGGCGGCTGCGCGAGGCAATTACGCGGTATGAGAAGCTGCGGGCGCGCCTGGAGCGACAACAGATGGGGGAGAGCGACGCGGATTTGCCGGCAGAGCAGGCGGAGTTGAGCCGCTTCCGGCGCGCGGCGACGCAGGCATTTGGCGCGGGGTGGGGGGCTATCAGCTATTACCTGGGCGGCGATGATACGCTGTATGCCACATGGACGACGGCGGAGACGTGCCGCGTCTGGCATACGCCAATTGATGGGCTGACCGGTTTTGTGCTGGGGCAGTGCGCCCAGGCGCAGACGGGGGAGCGGATTCTGGATCGTGATCTGGCGCTGTTGGGGGATTTGTTGATGCCGGCATTTATCCGTTCCCACCTCCATCCCCATACCCCCCTGCTCATCGCCCCCTCCGGCAAACTGCACAGCATCCCCTGGGCCGCCCTCCGCCTGGACAACGACCACCTGGTCAACCGCTGCCTCCCCCTGATCATCCCCTCCGCCGACAGCCTCGTCCTCCTGCACCAGCGACAGCACCAACGGCCACAGCCGCCAACCACACGGTTGCGTGGACGGATATTGGCCGTGAGTACCTTCGCCAACCAGCAGCAGCCCCCTCTGCCACTCGTCACGGAAGAGCGGCACGGCTTGCAACAACTGCTAGGGGCCGAAAACGTATCCATCCTCCACGACGAAGCAACCACCAGAGAAAATTTGCGCCAATGGTGGGCGAACCAAGAAGCGAGCGAGGATTCATTCTTTCACGTCGCCTCCCACGCCGCCGCCGGGCGTGACAACGGACGCCTCAGCGGCATTTTTCTCTACGACAGCGAACTATGGGTAGACGACATCTGGGAGTTGGCCCCGCTGCCGTCGCTGGTCACGTTATCCGCCTGCTATGGTAGCCACAGCCTGCGATACGATGGCGACGAGACGGTAGGGCTGACGCCCACCTGCCTGGCGGCGGGAGCCAGCCGGGTTGTGGGCAATTTGTGGCGCGTGCTGGATCCGGCGGCGGCGGCGTTGATGGTGGACTTCTACGCCCGCTATGCCGCCGGCGCGACGCCGCTAACGGCGCTGGCGGCGTCGCAGCGCGCCGCCATCAGGCAGGGCCATCATCATGCGTATTGGGGGGGATTTGTGCAAGTGGGGTGTTAG
- a CDS encoding MFS transporter, whose amino-acid sequence MSQYWRLLRTNRNYRLLWLGALISNLGDWFNLIASAALVAQLTTTGTAISYLFLARFLPLFFFSPIAGVLADRYSRQAIMIVTDVLRALIVLGFLLIRDPSQIWLLYLLTVSQFVLSALFTPARSAVLANVVRTEELVTANALDSLTWSTMLAVGSMLGGVVAALFGGTTAFVVDAGTFFLSAWFISRITNIHQSSADLVARRGWLAFLDGLRYLRGAPAILALSLVKGGGSLVWGAVNVLEVNFAEKIFPLGGHNSTATLGIIYTISGLGTGLGPLLLRRVFGDEPARARWAITSGFVLLTTGLFVLSMAPTLPVFALGTLIRTIGSGTIWVFSAALLQMLVPDRVRGRVFAFEFAFLTLTQSISIFWAGYGQDTLHLGVRQVTALMGWVGVAVLGLWFLLQLRVEATQAAVESQERAS is encoded by the coding sequence ATGAGCCAATACTGGCGCTTACTACGTACTAACCGGAACTATCGACTGTTGTGGTTAGGCGCCCTGATCAGCAACCTGGGGGACTGGTTCAACTTAATTGCCTCCGCAGCCTTGGTAGCCCAGCTGACGACGACCGGAACCGCCATCAGCTACCTTTTCCTCGCTCGTTTTTTGCCCCTTTTCTTCTTTAGCCCGATTGCTGGCGTCCTGGCGGACCGCTACAGTCGCCAGGCAATCATGATCGTGACGGACGTGCTGCGCGCCCTGATTGTGTTGGGCTTCCTGCTGATCCGCGATCCATCGCAAATATGGCTGCTATACCTGCTTACCGTCAGCCAGTTTGTTCTTAGCGCATTGTTTACGCCGGCGCGTTCCGCGGTGCTGGCGAATGTCGTGCGGACAGAGGAGTTGGTCACGGCTAATGCGCTGGACAGCTTGACCTGGAGCACGATGCTGGCGGTTGGTTCCATGCTCGGCGGCGTCGTGGCCGCGTTGTTTGGGGGAACGACGGCATTTGTAGTAGATGCCGGCACTTTCTTCCTCTCCGCCTGGTTTATCAGCCGCATCACGAACATACACCAGAGCAGCGCAGACCTCGTCGCCCGACGCGGCTGGTTAGCCTTCCTTGACGGTCTCCGTTATCTTCGTGGCGCACCCGCTATCCTCGCCCTCAGCCTCGTCAAAGGTGGCGGCTCCCTGGTCTGGGGAGCCGTAAACGTGCTTGAAGTCAATTTCGCCGAAAAAATCTTTCCCCTGGGCGGCCACAACAGCACCGCTACGCTGGGCATCATCTACACCATCAGCGGCCTCGGCACCGGACTTGGTCCCTTGCTGCTGCGCCGCGTCTTTGGCGACGAACCCGCGCGGGCGCGTTGGGCGATCACTTCAGGCTTTGTCCTGCTGACAACCGGCCTGTTTGTGCTGAGCATGGCCCCCACACTGCCCGTCTTTGCCCTTGGTACCCTGATCCGCACGATTGGCTCTGGCACAATCTGGGTTTTCTCCGCGGCTCTGCTGCAAATGCTCGTGCCTGATCGTGTGCGCGGGCGCGTCTTTGCTTTTGAATTCGCCTTTCTCACCCTGACCCAATCCATTTCTATTTTTTGGGCGGGTTATGGGCAAGACACGCTGCATCTGGGGGTACGCCAGGTGACGGCCCTGATGGGGTGGGTTGGCGTGGCGGTGTTAGGGTTGTGGTTTCTCTTGCAACTACGTGTAGAAGCAACGCAAGCCGCAGTCGAGAGCCAGGAGCGCGCGTCGTAA
- the purL gene encoding phosphoribosylformylglycinamidine synthase subunit PurL: MEQTTFRIAIDARDTAFDHSGAGFVQAARESGLTGLSDCARARLYFLQGTLTPADAARVARELLTDPVTEQFTVSVGAGEQAQRPMAAVHTIEVTPLPGVTDPAAENLVRAARALGIDGVARAATGQRFTLTGTLDTDTLTRLASELFANPVVHRFAIDRPIAPPFFAYQAADERVDVIPLRMADDAELMAISAARRLALNLAEMQAIRAYFAAEGRDPTDVELEMLAQTWSEHCVHKTFKATIDYVGPPAGASPTDPPRPQRIDGLLRTYIQGATETINKPWVRSAFVDNAGIIAFTDTHDLAFKVETHNHPSALEPFGGANTGVGGVVRDILGVSARPIANTDILCFGPPDLAHDDLPVGVLHPRRIAAGVVRGIEDYGNKMGIPTVNGAILYHPGYTANPLVYCGCLGVLPRGAHRTQAQPGDLIVAIGGRTGRDGLRGATFSSMEMDVATSEIAGTAVQIGHPIQEKQVQEVVLRARDEGLYNAITDCGAGGFSSAVGEMGEKIGARVQLQAATLKYPGLRPWEIWLSEAQERMVLAVPPRHLQRLRQICAGQNVEPICLGEFEPGGRLRLFFGERLVGDVSMAFLHDGLPRRIMPAFWPPPTQQNNTPPPPAPPANWTTILLDLLAHPDIHSKEDVICRYDHEVQGGTAIKPLVGSANAGPADAAVLVPQSAQVALLDAPEAATVPGVALGNGIRPGYTARDPYLMAWAAIDEALRNVVAVGADPDRVAILDNFCWGNPNLPDRLGGLVRCAQGCHDAAIAYGTPFISGKDSLNNEYTGADGQKHAIPGTLLISALGIVPDVTRTTATDLRQPGSRLYVIGDTREELGGGHYAALRHAADGQLPQPVPDAPARLRALHQAIRAGLVQACHDCADGGLAVTLAEMALAGGLGLDVDVARLPVAYPVTTEAALFAESLTRFVLEVAVADMPALEAMLADIPHAVIGKVTAATRFILRDGEQPLIDLSVTDLERAWRGQESPPPPVRATAPLPSARQRGGGHRVGAARVLILHANGTNRDRDAALACHLAGGDPEIVHVNQLLARERRLDDYHMLVVPGGFSYGDDLGAGVLWAQDLRHSLGEALHHFVQSGRPVLGICNGFQVLVKAGVLPGNTSGARDVTLTFNESAQFECRWVYLRPHAACNNLFTRGLDELIYCPVAHGEGRLAVRDEAAAARLWAQNLVALRYVDAAGNDVGYPGNPNGSVDGIAGLSNAAGNVLGLMPHPENHIFPWQCPRGEWGGEARMGLRLFVNGLRGS, encoded by the coding sequence ATGGAGCAGACAACCTTTCGTATTGCCATTGACGCGCGTGACACCGCTTTTGACCACAGTGGGGCCGGCTTTGTGCAGGCCGCGCGGGAATCAGGATTGACCGGCCTGAGCGACTGCGCGCGCGCCCGCCTCTACTTCTTGCAAGGCACACTCACACCCGCCGACGCCGCGCGCGTGGCGCGGGAACTGCTGACAGACCCGGTGACGGAGCAGTTTACGGTGTCCGTTGGCGCGGGGGAACAGGCGCAACGTCCAATGGCGGCAGTCCATACCATCGAAGTGACGCCGCTGCCCGGCGTGACCGATCCGGCGGCGGAGAACCTGGTACGCGCGGCACGGGCGCTGGGCATTGATGGCGTGGCGCGGGCGGCTACGGGGCAGCGGTTTACACTCACGGGGACGCTGGACACGGACACGCTGACGCGGTTGGCTTCGGAGCTATTCGCCAATCCCGTCGTCCACCGGTTCGCCATCGATCGGCCCATCGCGCCCCCTTTCTTCGCGTATCAGGCGGCGGACGAGCGGGTAGACGTGATCCCGCTGCGGATGGCGGATGATGCGGAGCTGATGGCGATCAGCGCGGCGCGGCGGTTGGCGCTAAATCTGGCGGAAATGCAGGCGATTCGCGCCTATTTTGCGGCGGAGGGGCGTGATCCGACGGATGTGGAACTGGAGATGCTGGCGCAGACGTGGAGCGAGCATTGCGTGCATAAGACGTTTAAGGCGACGATTGATTATGTGGGGCCGCCGGCGGGCGCGTCGCCCACGGACCCGCCCAGGCCACAGCGGATTGATGGACTGCTGCGTACGTATATTCAGGGGGCGACGGAGACGATAAATAAACCGTGGGTGCGGTCGGCGTTTGTGGATAATGCCGGCATCATCGCCTTCACCGATACCCACGACCTGGCCTTCAAAGTAGAAACCCACAACCACCCCAGCGCCCTGGAACCCTTCGGCGGCGCCAACACCGGCGTCGGCGGCGTCGTGCGCGACATCCTGGGCGTCAGCGCCCGCCCCATCGCCAACACCGACATCCTCTGCTTTGGCCCGCCCGACCTGGCGCACGATGATCTGCCGGTGGGTGTGCTGCATCCGCGTCGCATTGCCGCCGGCGTGGTGCGCGGCATCGAAGATTATGGCAACAAGATGGGCATCCCCACGGTAAACGGGGCCATCCTTTATCATCCGGGCTACACGGCCAACCCGCTCGTCTACTGCGGCTGCCTGGGGGTGTTGCCGCGCGGGGCGCACCGCACACAGGCGCAACCGGGCGACCTGATCGTGGCAATTGGTGGACGCACGGGGCGAGATGGGCTGCGCGGGGCGACGTTTTCCAGCATGGAAATGGATGTGGCGACGAGTGAAATTGCCGGCACAGCCGTGCAAATCGGCCACCCCATCCAGGAAAAACAGGTGCAGGAGGTCGTCCTGCGCGCCCGCGACGAAGGACTGTACAACGCCATCACCGACTGCGGCGCGGGGGGATTCTCCTCCGCCGTGGGCGAAATGGGCGAAAAGATCGGCGCGCGCGTGCAGCTCCAGGCCGCCACGCTCAAATATCCGGGCCTGCGCCCGTGGGAAATCTGGCTGAGCGAGGCGCAAGAGCGCATGGTGCTGGCCGTGCCGCCGCGCCATCTGCAGCGCCTGCGGCAAATCTGCGCCGGGCAAAACGTGGAACCCATTTGCCTGGGGGAGTTTGAACCGGGCGGGCGGCTGCGGCTGTTCTTCGGGGAACGGCTGGTGGGGGATGTGTCGATGGCCTTTTTGCATGATGGGCTACCGCGAAGGATAATGCCGGCATTCTGGCCCCCACCCACGCAGCAAAACAACACCCCACCTCCCCCAGCCCCCCCCGCCAACTGGACGACAATCCTCCTCGACCTCCTGGCTCACCCCGATATTCACAGTAAAGAAGACGTCATCTGCCGCTACGACCACGAAGTGCAAGGCGGCACGGCCATCAAGCCGCTGGTGGGGTCGGCCAACGCCGGACCGGCGGACGCCGCCGTTCTCGTGCCGCAAAGCGCGCAGGTCGCCTTGCTCGACGCGCCCGAAGCGGCCACTGTCCCCGGCGTCGCCCTGGGCAACGGCATCCGCCCCGGCTACACCGCCAGGGACCCTTACCTGATGGCCTGGGCCGCCATTGACGAGGCGCTGCGCAACGTGGTCGCCGTGGGCGCGGACCCGGACCGGGTTGCCATTCTGGACAACTTTTGCTGGGGCAACCCCAACCTGCCCGACCGCCTCGGCGGGTTGGTGCGTTGCGCGCAGGGCTGCCACGATGCCGCCATCGCTTATGGCACGCCCTTCATCTCCGGCAAAGATAGCTTGAACAACGAATACACGGGTGCGGATGGGCAAAAACACGCCATTCCCGGCACGCTCCTTATCTCCGCTCTGGGCATTGTGCCCGACGTGACCCGCACGACGGCCACCGATTTGCGGCAGCCGGGCAGTCGCCTCTACGTCATCGGCGACACGCGGGAGGAGTTGGGCGGCGGGCATTATGCCGCCCTCCGGCACGCGGCGGATGGACAACTGCCACAGCCTGTGCCTGACGCGCCGGCTCGTTTGCGCGCACTGCATCAGGCGATTCGCGCCGGATTGGTGCAGGCGTGCCACGATTGCGCCGATGGTGGTCTGGCGGTGACGCTGGCGGAAATGGCTCTGGCCGGAGGGCTGGGGCTGGATGTGGACGTGGCGCGGCTTCCCGTGGCGTATCCGGTGACGACGGAAGCGGCGCTGTTTGCCGAATCGTTGACGCGGTTTGTGCTGGAGGTGGCTGTGGCGGATATGCCGGCACTGGAAGCGATGCTGGCGGACATTCCCCACGCCGTTATTGGTAAGGTGACGGCAGCGACGCGATTTATCCTGCGGGACGGGGAACAACCGCTGATAGATTTATCCGTGACGGACCTGGAGCGAGCCTGGCGCGGTCAGGAATCGCCCCCGCCACCAGTGCGGGCAACCGCGCCCCTGCCATCAGCGCGACAGCGTGGCGGCGGACATCGGGTGGGCGCGGCCAGAGTGCTGATCTTGCACGCTAACGGCACCAATCGGGATCGGGATGCGGCGCTGGCCTGCCACCTGGCGGGAGGCGACCCGGAGATCGTCCACGTGAATCAACTCCTGGCCAGGGAACGGCGGCTGGATGATTACCACATGCTCGTGGTTCCCGGCGGCTTTTCCTACGGGGATGATCTGGGGGCGGGGGTGCTGTGGGCGCAGGATTTGCGGCATAGTTTGGGGGAAGCGCTGCACCATTTTGTGCAAAGCGGTCGCCCCGTGTTGGGCATTTGCAATGGATTCCAGGTGTTGGTGAAGGCGGGCGTGCTGCCTGGGAATACATCCGGGGCGCGGGACGTAACGTTGACGTTTAATGAATCGGCCCAGTTTGAATGTCGTTGGGTCTATTTGCGGCCCCATGCGGCCTGTAACAACCTGTTTACGCGCGGGTTGGATGAGTTGATTTATTGTCCGGTGGCGCATGGGGAGGGGCGGCTGGCGGTGCGTGATGAAGCGGCGGCGGCGCGGTTGTGGGCGCAAAATCTGGTGGCGCTGCGTTATGTGGACGCGGCGGGGAATGACGTCGGGTATCCGGGGAACCCTAATGGCTCCGTGGATGGCATTGCCGGATTGAGCAACGCGGCGGGGAATGTGTTGGGGTTGATGCCGCACCCGGAAAATCATATTTTTCCCTGGCAGTGTCCGCGTGGGGAATGGGGCGGGGAGGCGCGGATGGGTTTGCGGTTGTTTGTGAATGGATTGCGAGGAAGCTAG
- a CDS encoding cupin domain-containing protein, producing MERTNLDVGRRIRRQREALGLSLRALAKQCGLSTNAISLIERGENSPTVSSLHVLATALGVSITDFFEDAEARQAIIVVRPETRLRSEANGITLESLGIGLPHQHLEPFLVTLSAGAGNADQPVRHGGEEFVYCLAGIVEYRIADQAYILEPGNSLLFDASLPHSFRNLREAPARFMLVFYADAGNHLARRLHLEAPSEPEDDAESPLAT from the coding sequence ATGGAACGCACAAACCTTGACGTCGGCAGGCGTATTCGCCGCCAGCGAGAAGCGCTAGGGCTTTCCCTGCGGGCGCTGGCAAAGCAGTGTGGTCTGTCGACAAATGCCATTAGTCTGATCGAACGAGGCGAGAATTCACCTACGGTTTCCTCGCTGCATGTGCTGGCGACGGCGTTGGGTGTGTCCATCACCGATTTTTTCGAGGACGCGGAGGCGCGCCAGGCCATCATTGTCGTTCGACCAGAGACACGATTGCGTTCCGAGGCCAATGGCATCACGCTAGAAAGCCTGGGGATTGGGCTGCCGCATCAGCATCTTGAACCGTTTCTGGTTACATTGTCGGCGGGGGCGGGCAACGCGGACCAACCGGTCCGTCATGGGGGAGAGGAGTTTGTTTACTGCCTGGCCGGTATCGTTGAGTATCGCATTGCTGATCAGGCGTATATTCTGGAGCCAGGAAACAGTCTCCTGTTTGATGCCTCTCTGCCCCACAGTTTTCGCAATCTCCGGGAGGCTCCCGCGCGATTCATGCTTGTTTTTTACGCGGATGCCGGCAATCACCTGGCGCGCAGACTCCACCTGGAAGCGCCGTCAGAACCGGAAGACGACGCTGAATCGCCTCTCGCAACCTGA
- a CDS encoding RpiB/LacA/LacB family sugar-phosphate isomerase, translating into MKIAVGSDERTYLTDKIVTDLRQRGHELTLHGPLQDEPAYWPAVAREVAEAVVRGAADEGILFCWTGTGVSLAANKVPGIRAALCDDAETARGARLWNNANVLCLSLRRTSEIMAEEILNAWFQHQYEPNEVDDECLAQVTALEAQYRRE; encoded by the coding sequence ATGAAAATCGCTGTTGGCTCAGATGAGCGCACCTATTTAACAGACAAGATCGTGACCGACCTGCGACAGAGGGGGCACGAACTGACCCTCCATGGGCCGCTGCAAGATGAACCGGCTTATTGGCCCGCCGTGGCGCGAGAAGTGGCGGAAGCCGTGGTCCGCGGCGCGGCGGATGAAGGCATTCTATTCTGCTGGACGGGCACGGGCGTCAGCCTGGCGGCCAATAAAGTCCCCGGCATTCGCGCCGCCCTCTGCGATGACGCGGAGACGGCGCGGGGCGCGCGCCTGTGGAACAACGCCAACGTGCTTTGCCTCTCGCTGCGTCGCACGTCGGAAATTATGGCGGAAGAGATACTCAACGCCTGGTTCCAGCACCAGTACGAACCCAACGAAGTGGATGACGAGTGCCTGGCGCAAGTGACGGCGCTAGAGGCGCAATATCGGCGCGAATAA
- a CDS encoding AAA family ATPase: protein MSADIFPMIEIDQFFQPKWENLGLVVPPFSIEADPRFMYLSTETKRALSKVSYMVEAGQGASIIIGEVGTGKTTLASWFHSRYARRPDFVAAKVDEPPKRSGLLLLRRIAAEFGLRTRRATEDQLNEFRAYLVEQTAKGVLPLIIIDEAHELGAEQFTELRRLLNFRDPRGGKAYQLVLLGRPELDINLRFVPDFNDRVATRSSLDPLPPEDTKALIEYRLFAAGRSPSQGTLFTDDAALLIWRTTRGYPRSICLLCLHLCLELLAQDKGRLIDEAFVNAFLDKHQNYRQLEGNS, encoded by the coding sequence ATGAGCGCTGACATCTTCCCCATGATCGAGATCGATCAATTCTTTCAGCCCAAATGGGAAAACCTGGGGTTAGTGGTTCCCCCCTTCAGCATAGAGGCCGACCCTCGCTTTATGTACCTTTCCACAGAAACCAAGCGCGCGCTGTCCAAGGTCAGCTACATGGTGGAAGCCGGACAGGGGGCTTCCATCATCATAGGCGAGGTAGGAACGGGCAAAACAACCCTGGCTTCCTGGTTTCACAGTCGCTATGCGCGCCGCCCCGATTTCGTTGCCGCCAAAGTTGATGAGCCGCCCAAGCGCAGCGGTCTGCTTCTGCTGCGTCGTATCGCGGCCGAGTTTGGTTTGCGCACCCGTCGTGCCACGGAAGATCAACTAAACGAGTTCCGCGCTTATCTCGTCGAGCAGACAGCCAAAGGCGTGCTACCATTGATCATCATTGATGAAGCGCACGAATTGGGCGCGGAGCAATTCACCGAACTTCGCCGCCTTCTCAACTTCCGCGATCCACGCGGGGGCAAGGCATACCAGCTGGTGCTGCTGGGGCGGCCCGAACTGGATATTAATTTGCGCTTCGTGCCCGACTTCAATGATCGCGTCGCCACGCGATCCTCGCTTGATCCTCTCCCCCCGGAAGATACCAAAGCCCTCATCGAATATCGCCTGTTTGCCGCCGGACGCAGCCCTAGTCAGGGAACGCTTTTTACGGATGACGCCGCCTTGCTGATATGGCGCACGACGAGAGGCTATCCTCGCAGCATCTGTTTGCTTTGCTTACATTTATGCCTTGAGTTGTTGGCCCAGGACAAGGGACGTCTAATTGACGAGGCATTTGTCAATGCGTTTCTGGACAAGCACCAGAATTACCGTCAGCTAGAGGGAAATAGTTAG